Sequence from the Chanodichthys erythropterus isolate Z2021 chromosome 12, ASM2448905v1, whole genome shotgun sequence genome:
gtttgtacagttaAAAAACTATTATGCCTatgaaatgtcctcactaagatagcaaaacaaacctttgtgtgtgtgtgtgtgtttattttaagcaatattGTGTATCATTCTTGAGTATAATAAATGTGGGCATTATTAAACTGACCCAACTGATCTCTAGAAGAAAATCAAATGTGTTGACTACTAAATGTCATAATGAATTTGAAAGTAGCACCTGCACTATAATTGTAAATCTCACTTTGACATGCTGTTTATTCAAATACAGCAACACTGTCAAAAGTCTAAATCATGTCATGTCAAGACTTAAAGAAAAAAGAGTGGGTGTTGTTATCTTATCGTAATAGTGCTTTACAATCAGTACGAGCAAGTCATTAGGCTCAGGACGGTGACATAAAATATAACTCTTTAGCTGGAAAAATCAAAAACTTTTGATGGCCTGATAAGTACAGCATAGTTTATCAGTTTATTAAGTTCACATGCTAAAGGCCACGTTATGGAATGTATGAATATTCACTCCTCTGGGTCAAATGAGTTCTGCCCTTCTGTTTACTTCCATTCAGATACTAAACGTGTATctccaaatatatttttatagacAGAGAGATAGCAACACTGAACAATGAAAATGCTTTTTTACTGATGTTTTCAAATGTTGCCAAGAGGTCATTCAAACATTGGATGTTATAATTTGATATGGAAAAAGGAAGCTGAAAAGGCTGTTGCTGCTGATGTATTTGGACATGGTTTTTGTGCAATCTCATATTAGGAAGCGACGCAGGATAGCTTTCAGGCATCGTGCAAGAATGAACGCATGTGCATGCCAACAACGCACGTCTGCCCAGCAACATGACAGTAAAGTGCCAAAATAGGAGGCCAGCTTTATCGAGCataaataaaaccatttttaaTTGGAGAACTCTTACCAGTGTGTGTCCTCAAGTGAGCTTTCAGGTGGGACGACTTGGTGTAAACTTTCTTACAACCTAAAAAAAGGTAACAGTTTTTGTTACTCACAACAGTAAAGCAtttgtgtgtttaaaaaaatgttaaaaggcTATTgagtatttataaaataattaaacatttaaatgatgaattataagaaataaaaatgcattatatttgcatttatatattGAATCATTATATATTGAAATCATTTTagagactgtaaaaaaatgttgtgaggCTCTcaatcaaaatattattaattattaaaacaattatacattaaatatttaaattataatcacAGTGCCATTATTATGTGTGATGCATTTCCAGcataatttttaaaagaaaaaagaaaaaaaaatgttaggaGGCTATTGAtacaaaatacataaattattaaatatttaaattataagtATTAAAAACAATGCAATTATTAGGATTGCATTGATCTTTTGAGTGATAAAAAATATTGGGaactattaaaataattataaattattcaatatttaaattaaaaattcaaatttaaattttaaaagaaTGTAATTATTATGCTTGATGCATAAACAATATGAAGAgtgctttcattttttttttgaaagataaAAAATGTTGGGAGGCTAttgataatgaaaaaaaaattaaaaataaaaattattaaaacaattaaaatgatcaaatataataaaaaatgcagttATGCTTAATGCTTAAGCAGTATGACCagatcattttaatgttttgagagATAAAAATGCTGGGAGgctattgataaaaataacaattattaaaataataataacaaataaatatttcagtttataaaacaaaacaatgacatatTAATGTTTGATGCAtcgacagtttttttttttttttttttcccacttgCAACAAGAgagcaatttattattttaagtcACCAACACAAAATCAGTTGGTTCACTCATCACCACAGTCACAAATAAGAGCATCCTGTTATTTGGTTTCAGTATGCTTTCTTTTCCAATTAGGAATCCAAAGCCCATCTCATGTCGTTAGCTGTAAAACCCCACTCAGTGAAGAAAAGCAGTGATGGGTTCTTAATTGCGAAGCACGTCGCTTCAGACATGCAGCTTCTTAGCGTAAATGCACTATTAATGGCACTGTGAGGCTTGTCTGTTTTACAATTTGCCCAGTCAATTTGATGCAACAGGATTCAATAACAATTAGCCTGACGTCAACTCTTTGGCATTCATTTTGAGCACTGGTTAAAAGGCTTTGCCCGTCTCTGAATTATTTAACAGTGGATTCGAGCGTGTGAGTAAGAAAGCACAGCAGAAAGCAGCGTTGTGCTccagaaaaaaaacaagagcATCTTTTTAGCTTTTTAAGCTCGCCACGATTTACTTCAAGTTCAATTGAAACAATTTGTTTATTCTCTGTACCTGGAAAATCACAGTGATGTATCCGTCTTTTCTCAAGGTCTGGGTTTGTCCTTCGGTTGTAACGGACAGGCATGGACCCGTTGGTCACGGAGGGTCGTGTCGAGGTGGGGGTTGGGTGACTGGGTGCATGGACAGCCATTTTGGAGGCGATAGTGGCGGCGTAAGATGGTGGTGGTGTCAGATTGTGAAGCAGTTCCTTCTGTCTGTCAGGACTGCCAGGTTCTGAAGTGGGAGGCGAAGGGGGAAGATAGGGCATTTTGAGCTGCGTGTGAGCCTGACCCTGAGGATGGACAAAGTGACCCGGGCCGAGAGGGTACCCGGCGGAGGGCATGCCACAGTATGGCTTGGAAGCAGTCTGTTGGGTCGCTAAGTGCAGGTCGTGGAAAGTAGGCATCTGTGAGGGCACAGAGTGAGCGTGAGGGTGTGAGTGAGAATCGGCTTGATGGGGGACGTCCAGTTCTGAGTTGAGGAGCTGGAAGAGCGGCCCATCCTGCGGGATGTCAAAGCCTTGCATCTCCTGCTTGACAAAGACTCCGGTGTTATCGTCCATGgtgtccactccagagcctgaaGTGGAATTCGAGTTAAAGATGCTGGTGAAATCTGGTAGCGTGGATGGAGCGGGCCCGGTCGTGCTCACCGGACACTCTGGATGAGAGAAAGGCGCCGCTACAGGTTCAGTTTTGACCTGGCTGGGGACCGAAGGCCGCGCCGGCCGGCAAAAGCCCGTTCTTAGATACGCAATGTCGGGCAGGAAGACATTCATGTTGATGCTGTAGGGGGAACCGTGGTCGTCTCCGAAAAACTGGTCCATTACTGAGATACTCTCTCGTCTTGACTTCTTTAGGTCGGGGAGAGCCACAGGTTGTGGAGACAGATATTTATCCATCTCTAATTTGGCCTAGAGAGCAAAAGAGAGAAGCATAAATTTGTAAATGCAGTTGTAAAGGCCATTAAATGCAAACACGATAAACAGATTTGAGAATAATAACTACTGGAATATTGCATACGCTGCTTCTGTCAGCAAAGCTGGCAAGATCTCCAGGGACTGCTTGTGTTGGCAGAGCAGAAACACAGTACACATAAAATTTTATAAAAGCTTGCAAGAATGCAAATATTCACTTACTGTTACAACAATGGCCAACCTGCCTGCTTACTCAGCTAAGCTAACTTGCTCTGAGTAAAAATATATGGACTACTCAGTGTGGTAGACACTTAAATCAGCTTAcagtttaaatatattaaacattaaaacatacattttagcaTTTATTCTTCAGTACACTTGTGCTATGTGAGTATTTGCTAATTAGTGTTATGAAACAAAATAATGGCCCCTCATATGAATAGACAAGCATGTTTGAGCAAGTCAAAATAAACTGACAAACTAATTTATCGACCAGGCGGGGTATTTGGCTGATATTCTTTACTTCCTCTTCAGTTGAGGACACTTTGTCTTTAATATGTTGAGTGTGACAGTAATgtcaaccatttttttttagtatttggaGAAGACGGGATTAGCATTGGACTTGCTAACACAACAAGTTAGCTAGCAGTCAGTTAACCTAGAAAGTAGGTAATAGAAACTTAATATTATTTAGAAATATGGACATCAGTATGTTATATATGAATAGGCAAGCATGTTGCATCAGGTAAAACAAAATGTGTCATGTAGCCTTCATCTAGTGATGAACCAATTTACTGGCCAGGCTGAGTAATTGGTATTTGAGGTAGCTAACCGATAGCCATGTCGGCTGGCCGATTAACAGGTTACTTCCTTCTTTTGCCAGTCTTTACATCGTATCAATTAATGATAAATAATtcctatttacattttttaatgcgAATTTTTAGTAAATGCTATGTAAAATCCCATTTCGTCTCATCTAATATGCTTTTATTTAGCTGTATTATGTTTATAGTAAAACAGTTACCTACATGAGACGTTGAAAATGATACCAACAATTAGCCTACCTGTAAAATCTTTGTGCGAAGATGTGAAACCTAAATATCAGGACTTGATGTTTTAACACCTGATCTGTGATCATGTATATTGAGAGCATGAAGCGGCTGTGTAGCTGTATCGAGCAGTCAGAGGTAAAGCATTTATCAAGTCTTCTTCAATACGTCTCTGCTACATTCCCCCTAAGACTGTAAAACAGCGCTCATACCACAAGCTCAAAACAGGCTTTGCTGACAGGTGGAAAGCATGCTGGAGAGATTGCTCAGCCTTTCCAAATAAATGCCACCCAATTATCATAAAACCGTAATCAgcagaaaataataaatcaagacTCATTCATTACTCCCTACTGAGTGTAACATAGTCAATAGTGGAATAAACATGAGGGAAAAtaaaaacactcacacacatactgtacgTAGCCTACATACATCCACACTCGGAATGCCAGAGCTCTTTAAGTGCTCTTTACGCGGCTGCTACGCATAGCTATTTCTGGATTTAGATCTTCCAGCTGTTCGCCGGACATGTATCTCTTTCACAAGTTTTCAGATTGAGGCTCGGCGTTGCTGGGAAGTTTCAGTTCGGAGCGCGAGAGCAACGCGCGTGGGTGAGGAGGGGGAGTCAGTTGTTGACGGTTCGGTAGCCAAGAAACCAACTGCAAGCAACTGACATGAGTCTGTGCGCTATCCGACCCAGCCCAGACTCTCTCCCCTGCATTACAGCCACGGGGAAATCCCAAAAACATCACCAAATCCTTTTGAAGTAGCCTACATCGTGAGAGATTAATCAATTGAGGACGCTTTGGACTTGAAATCTTGATTTTTCAAACTATATGCCTATAAGTTATGTGCATTGAGTGCtggtaatgtttttattttagttataaGGAAATTAACTTTCAAATAACAACCTAATTTGGAAATGACAGCTAATAAAACTCAACGCAGCGCTTAGTTTGATAGTAATGCACACACAATTATTACTACTTTGAAATATGTTTAAGTTCTTATGGCAAAGTGCAAAGTAAAATTATCCTGCGTGTATTGAAGATGGGAGGTTTAAAAAATCTGGATGAGGGACAAAattataattcttaatttctaaGAATCTGAAAATCTAACATTTCAGCGAAAAATAAACTAGCCTATTAAAGTTTACgtctttttttcctttaaaaaaaaacacaaaataacaaaacaacaacaaaaaaaaaacaaaaaaaaacgttttttttttttttgcaaattaacCTATGGAATAGAAAAGTTCCTCAAATTAAAGAATCGCACATCGCTTAACGCGTTTCACGGGGCATGATGCTGATGGGACTGCAGGCGTGCAGCATGCTGCATCATCTCGATGGCCCACCTTTCACACACGATGCATATGATCTTTAATTCATCCAGTGATACAGTCATATCTTCCTGAGCACCTTTCAGAGAACTGATAAAACAATTTACCTGAGAATAGTCGTTTGATAAGCCCCTTTCCGTATCGGGATTCTTGGCTTCAAAGGGAAACAGAGAGGAGTCCTCCTGAAAGCCCTCGGATAGTGAGGGTTTGAGAAGCGAGAGAAAGTCATCTTGTCCCGGTGCGAGCGCAGCGCTCATCGTAAGAAGCGTAGCGGCCATAAACCCGTGGATGTGACGGAGAGCGCGTCCGCGAAATGTGTTTTGATAGACGTTGAGGAAGGGGAAGTGAGTGTATGGTGCATGGAATGACACCCGTGCGTGTATGTGTGCGCGCTTTCGATAGTAATATCCCGTTTTGCCTCGCTCCGTTCCTGGAGCTCCGGGATATATGTAGCATATAATCGCTGAAAGGGCGGGGCTTGACTCTGTCAGGGACTAAGAAAGTGAGACGGCTACACCTTTACTACTGCTGTTACTGTAACAGCGGAACAAACCCGTCAAAACAGCCGGAGTTAAATATGGCCAGCCGTAGCCTACGTATTTCCCTTAACATTTCCATAATGACGGCAGTGTAGAATACTTAATATTAAAATCACAACTGACTATAAATAGCAATAATGTGTTCGAATTGTAGGCTAGACTATTCATTAGACTATTTAACTATTAACTATATTTTTATAAGTTAATTCAAAGTTCATTTTGTGATGAacacatacatttttgttttttcatatcGTTCTGTAAAAATAACTATAACAGAGAAGCCAGTGAAGGGTTCATAACATGTAAAACGGTTCTCATTCAGTGTATTCGATTCCCAAACGAATGACTCGTGTGAATCGATTCTTTTAAGTGATTCAACAACAAACAGCGTGGTCAGGGTAGTCTGATTCAAAAGAACCGACTCATAAGAGTCGGGAATCAAAATACTTCTGAATATCTTACTGTATTTGTGAATCAGTTACTCGCTTACAGAAGTCAAATATTACTATGTTATAGCCTACTATACTTAGCCTAGATGACGTGTAcacattataatttataatttattttgcagGAACTTtattaggcctatttatttCTGATTTGTTTTGTATCTGGTTTATTAATCtgaaatgatcccatgatttagcAACCgactgttaatttttttttacccttcAAATAGCCTATAGGCTATTCCTTGAAAGCACTAAAATAGCCGTTAATGATGCCGGAATCCTTAAATTCTTTATGATTCTCATTCAACGAGGTACAATTGCTCCCAAGTTGTGTCTGCCAGCGCTTCCCGTTAATAAAGCAGAGGAACAAGGCTTATTTACAAACGCCATATGATCCCCAAGTAAATAAATGTGTCAAATTTAAAAGTAACAACACGGCAAATAAAAATATCCATCTCAAGCTGACTAAATCAATGAAAAGAATCAATAATATGCAGCTCACCGCGACCGCTGATCTTGTTGGACATTTGAGTCTGTAGTGCGTAACATTAAGATGACACAAATAAGCGCGCGATGCTGCAGCGATTAAGGTATGCACGCGCTCCTCTATTTTTATCAACAGCGTGTCTCGCGTTTTATGAATCAAAACGAAAGAATCCAGATTTATTACCATCACCAGATATTGAGATTTTTTACAGGGAAAAGAATAAAAATGCTTGCATTCAGTATACTGTATAGCTATTTTGTTGTTTATACAACcttaaatactaaaaatataaactttttaaaataaaactaaaattaaataaattaaaaataaatgcaataaaacattCACACATCCAGTTGGACTACAAATGATTTattaccataaaaaaaaaatcatagtttaatgtttcatttttaataacttCACATTGTTCATGGCTACACAAACCTGTGTAACTAGTTATGTAATAGGTCTTCTACAACTTTCAAACAGACTTTCATCCGTGATTGCATGACAAGGAGCATCCTAAAACTCTTAAGCAAGTTGAACAAGTCCCTACTTGGTTTTCCGTTTGAGTTTTCTATACCATTCTGGAACTTCTTTATTGGTctgttaaaagaaaaaaaaatatcattgtTAAATATCACTGACCATTCCTTTGGACTTTGCTTTgagtaaaacattttattaaactaGTAAAAGTTCATGTGGAAGTAAATACCAGCCCAAATAGCAAGCtcaaaaaaagtacattaatcAGCAGTTCAAAATATGTTGGTTCCGAAAGATTTGTCCTAAAATTCAGTTTGAAAGGCTCTATTCTGGATAGTAAAGTAAAACTTACAAACACTGTGGGTTTGGGACCATAGTTATACTGCTCCTCATCTGTGCTTTTTAAAGCTTTGGGTCGGTGAACTGCTGTCCCCATGCCATCGGTCTCGAGAGACAGAGGTCCAGCGTGCTGCTGTGAGCGCATGCTAATAAGGACTTGCTTCATAACAGAAAGTTCCTGCAACAGGATAAGAACAAATCAGAGGAAGCCTGAAGGTTAAAGAATCCCCATTAACAGGTAAGAAAGAGCCTGCAGCATTTGATTGAAGTCTTGTTGTGCCAGCAGTGCTAGGCCCTTATAGGgcaattaaaactaaaactgaaaacacaaacatcaAATGTGTCCTGATGTTGGATGTCAACATTCCATAACATCCATGTCCTTATGTCATTCAAAACAATGTTATGCACTCATATTTTTTCACAAAAGGACAATTTTGAATCTCTGTACAACTTTTGTTTTCATACAATAGTGATAATATGTaaagctcaaaaaaaaaaaaaaaaaaaaagaccacaaAATACACCATAAAAGTAGACCAAGCAACCTGTGCACTACATTCCAAGTGTTCTGAAGCCATACaagaatttaaaaatgtattataaatagaATTTTGAGTCATCATTGACATTAACAATCTCCCCCTTGGCTGAAGTTCTGAAAATTTTCTCACAACAGTGTTTAgattcaattaaaaaaacatcacagACATCATCTGCCATTTGCTTTTGGTGCCTTGTCAATAAACATTTGCAAAACAGCTGCAATAATGCTATTGTATGGATTCAGGagactttgaatatagtgcacaaaTTGCTTGAACTACTTTTATgggtatattttttattttgatattttattttatttgtcctttttggagATTGACAGATATTAAGAGTAAAGGCctattcacaccaagaatgataactgtaaagataaaaataaaggtaACTCTATTCAAAGATAACTCTATACTCTATatgccactttaaatgctcgagcTGTTTAAAGCAGGatgcattctgattggctgtcaatgtgtTTTATCTGAAATCACTCTGAAAGTGATTCCGATGATATTGTTTCACTGTGCCGTCatcgttatagttgtggtgtgaactgctattcttttatatttagcacgatttttagaactatatctttatcattatagttatcatccttagtgtgaacgggccttaattCAGACTACTTACAATATATAGTACTTttatgcagtgttggggaaagttacttttaaaagtaatgcattacaatattgtgttactcccttaAAAATAACGAATTACATCACTTAGTTACTTTTaaggaaagtaatgtgttacattacttttgggttactttttctcacctgggctgagcttgcttgtttgtttttttaataacaaaaacaacaaaaaacacttcTGTTTTTGgtaaatgtaaaggcccttttaCACCAAGAGTGAAAGGCTATGTTAAACAcgttaaatacataaaatatatttgtttaatttaatatatttaattgttgCAGGTTTGCACAATATTCTGacattgcatttcactgtttttattcattttgaggcaTACAGactctgtttttgtgcaagtgagatgagtaaatgcatgttcacatttagtctagaactacaataaccatcatgttcacacagcgcacacaacacatCTGCACTCACtcccgatttctctcaacacAGGGACAGgacagctgtcagtcaatacatgggaaaacaaaccaaatattacttttttgaaaaagtaacttagagctttgttgtaaatttaaaagtaatctgttactttactagttacttgaaaaagtaatctgtttacgtaactcaagttacttgtaatgtgttaccgcCAACACTGCTTTTATGGCACATTTGTTCCTTACTGGAGCTTGACAGACATGGTCAGTGTTATTGTATGGAAAGAAGCTCCTTCAAAAACTCTCtctttgaaatgacatgagtgagaacaaaaaaataacatcgtttttgggtgaactatccaccttatttttttcAATGTGGAAGTAAGCTATCTTCTGTGAATGTATAGAGACTTCCAATTCATTTGCTGCCATAGGCAAATAACTGGAAGAATAACAAAATGCTGTAAAGGGTAAAATAATTTGCACTACAAACTAGTGTGTTTATGATTACGATAATAAATACGATAAGTAAAAGTTTGCAATGTAAAACAGCATAACAGACAGTTTTTGTATAGCtaaaataaatggaaatggATGAGACTGGAAGACTCAACACATTCAGGTTACATTCACTCTTACGTTAAGAATAAGGTGGATTACTTTATGCATAATTGGTCATTTGTTGACGCTTTTTTTCTTTCCCCTTTTTAATCGAAAGTGGctcacaaaaaaacaataaaaaaaaacataaaaaaaaaaaaccattacAGAATCCTCCAGGAGCAGCCTGGGGGATCATGTAAACACTCCATTCAAATGTGCAATGGTATTTGAAGGCGTATCTTCATAACCTCTCCAGTACACGGGGTGCCCTGAGAGCACCTCTACAAAGCACACAGCCCTGCTTTAGTGTAAATAGTTCTGAATCAATTGAAGGAAACGCCCTCATGCAACACAGTGTTCTTTTATTTCTCTTAAGTCATCAGCATAATACAGTTCTGAGAACGGATACAGGtcctctaaaaaatgctgttgCATACATGTCATTAAAAGAGAGAGTAAAGAAAATAATTACCCAATATCACATTCTTTGAATGTGACAGAGGATTAAATGTTGCTTAAATACGGTGAAGCTGCGATATCACTTACTTAAacattttctttatatttaaaaaaaaaaataaaataaaatggtaaaacaaggcaaaacagcaacaacagaAATACgctaacactttaaaataaggttccatttgttagCATCAGTTAgaaaaaaatacttctaaagcatttattaaccttagTTCATATaataaagttcaacatttacattataaaaatcaaaagttgtatctgttaatattatttaatgaatctGTGCTGACATGAAATAACAATGCACTTTTATTAAAAAcgtaaacaaataataataaattctgtaacaaatgtattgcttattgttagttaaatgttagttaatgcattaactaatggggCCTTATaaactgttataaaaaaaaaatcaaaaataaaaccgcaggaaatttttttttttatttattcatattcattaaaagtaaaaaacaaaacaaaacaaaaatacacaaaGATTATGAAGATCTGGTAGGCAAAAAGAAATACTATTTGGTTTTGTACTGTAGGGTTAGAATGAAAACAAATACTTGCTGACAACTGTATTAATGAGTGAGTTAATATATGTTTATGATTCTTGTGTTCAACCACAGTCTTGTCTCAGGTACAACTTATCAGCAATTTGTGGctgtgttgaaaaaaaaaccttcatgtTTTTACTTGACTCGTGTGAATAAATTAAGATGTTTAAAGAAAACGACTTTCTGAAGTCAGATCACATTGGGAGTTGCTGTGCACGCTCGTGTTCCAACACGCTGATAAAAATCACAGACGCCAGAACGCTTTTCATACAGAAAAGCACTGGTGACAGATATAGAAGATATTTTGTTAAAGGTACAGTATATTGCTTAAAACTCAGCATACTTGACCTAAGAGCAGGTCTTAAAATAAAACTGAGGAAAAGGGGACATACATTCCATATTATGCAACAGGAATGTTTTACAAAAATGTACTGAAAAGAAATGCAAGTCTCGGTgtcaaaacaaaaa
This genomic interval carries:
- the klf5a gene encoding Krueppel-like factor 5 isoform X2; its protein translation is MCAKLEMDKYLSPQPVALPDLKKSRRESISVMDQFFGDDHGSPYSINMNVFLPDIAYLRTGFCRPARPSVPSQVKTEPVAAPFSHPECPVSTTGPAPSTLPDFTSIFNSNSTSGSGVDTMDDNTGVFVKQEMQGFDIPQDGPLFQLLNSELDVPHQADSHSHPHAHSVPSQMPTFHDLHLATQQTASKPYCGMPSAGYPLGPGHFVHPQGQAHTQLKMPYLPPSPPTSEPGSPDRQKELLHNLTPPPSYAATIASKMAVHAPSHPTPTSTRPSVTNGSMPVRYNRRTNPDLEKRRIHHCDFPGCKKVYTKSSHLKAHLRTHTGEKPYRCTWEGCDWRFARSDELTRHFRKHTGAKPFQCAVCSRSFSRSDHLALHMKRHQN
- the klf5a gene encoding Krueppel-like factor 5 isoform X1 — translated: MAATLLTMSAALAPGQDDFLSLLKPSLSEGFQEDSSLFPFEAKNPDTERGLSNDYSQAKLEMDKYLSPQPVALPDLKKSRRESISVMDQFFGDDHGSPYSINMNVFLPDIAYLRTGFCRPARPSVPSQVKTEPVAAPFSHPECPVSTTGPAPSTLPDFTSIFNSNSTSGSGVDTMDDNTGVFVKQEMQGFDIPQDGPLFQLLNSELDVPHQADSHSHPHAHSVPSQMPTFHDLHLATQQTASKPYCGMPSAGYPLGPGHFVHPQGQAHTQLKMPYLPPSPPTSEPGSPDRQKELLHNLTPPPSYAATIASKMAVHAPSHPTPTSTRPSVTNGSMPVRYNRRTNPDLEKRRIHHCDFPGCKKVYTKSSHLKAHLRTHTGEKPYRCTWEGCDWRFARSDELTRHFRKHTGAKPFQCAVCSRSFSRSDHLALHMKRHQN